One region of Pseudoalteromonas galatheae genomic DNA includes:
- the thiE gene encoding thiamine phosphate synthase: MSHIVWSIAGSDSGGGAGIQADIKATQSFNVHCCTVVTALTAQNSLGVEALNPVSTTVIDSQLTALSQDMPATVIKIGMLANVQQIQLIAEHLVHYKATWEKPPLVVYDPVAIATSGDSLTEDDTVDALKTHLLPLVDIITPNTHETQLLTGVYLIGPDAVKEAAAKLREFGAKSVIIKGGHWNYPKGYCIDYGLAGDTEYWLGNEKIQTPHSHGTGCSLSSVIAACMAKEYPFKDAFILAKAYINAGLKAAIRYGEGVGPVAHTSFPVDLNDYPQVIEAGSWLADELEFALPEEFNFAAGFASIDDPIGLYAVVNSADWVEKCLALGVDTVQLRIKDPEQANLEAEIQTAIALGQKYDAKVFINDYWQLAIKHGAYGIHLGQEDIDKANLVAIQEAGLRLGISTHGFYEMLRAHNYRPSYLAFGAIYPTTTKDMTGQIQGLEKLMHFVPLMQSSYPTVAIGGIDLSRVPEVAATGVSSIAVVRAITEAQDPQQAVLELKQAMARHD; this comes from the coding sequence TTGTCACATATCGTTTGGAGTATTGCGGGTTCTGATTCTGGCGGCGGCGCTGGTATTCAAGCGGATATCAAAGCAACGCAGAGCTTTAATGTTCATTGTTGTACCGTAGTAACTGCGTTGACGGCGCAAAATAGTTTAGGGGTGGAAGCGCTAAACCCGGTATCGACCACGGTTATCGACTCTCAGCTGACGGCGCTTTCGCAAGATATGCCTGCAACGGTGATAAAGATTGGCATGCTCGCCAATGTTCAGCAGATCCAACTGATTGCTGAGCACCTCGTGCATTATAAAGCAACATGGGAAAAGCCGCCGCTCGTGGTTTATGACCCTGTGGCTATCGCGACCAGCGGGGATTCATTAACCGAAGACGACACGGTGGATGCGTTAAAAACCCATTTATTACCGCTGGTGGATATCATTACACCCAATACACACGAAACTCAGCTGCTGACAGGCGTGTATTTGATAGGTCCTGATGCGGTAAAAGAGGCTGCTGCCAAATTGCGTGAATTCGGTGCAAAGTCGGTGATCATTAAAGGTGGTCATTGGAATTACCCAAAAGGCTACTGCATTGATTATGGCTTAGCGGGAGATACTGAGTATTGGCTTGGCAATGAGAAAATTCAAACACCGCATAGCCACGGTACTGGGTGTAGTTTATCGTCAGTGATCGCGGCATGTATGGCCAAGGAGTACCCATTTAAAGATGCCTTTATTCTTGCAAAAGCGTATATCAACGCTGGGTTAAAAGCGGCGATACGTTATGGCGAAGGTGTGGGCCCTGTTGCGCACACGAGTTTCCCTGTTGATCTTAATGATTATCCGCAAGTGATAGAAGCGGGCTCTTGGCTTGCTGATGAACTAGAGTTTGCATTACCTGAGGAGTTTAATTTTGCCGCGGGCTTTGCCAGCATTGACGACCCTATTGGGCTTTATGCAGTAGTAAACAGCGCTGATTGGGTGGAAAAATGTCTTGCTTTAGGTGTCGATACGGTGCAGCTGAGAATCAAAGATCCAGAGCAAGCTAATCTTGAAGCTGAAATACAAACTGCCATTGCACTTGGACAAAAATACGATGCGAAGGTGTTTATTAACGATTACTGGCAGTTAGCGATTAAACACGGCGCCTATGGAATTCATTTAGGCCAAGAGGATATTGATAAGGCTAATCTTGTTGCCATTCAAGAGGCAGGGCTGCGCTTGGGTATTTCGACCCATGGTTTTTATGAAATGCTCAGGGCACATAACTATCGCCCAAGTTATTTGGCTTTTGGTGCTATCTACCCAACCACGACCAAAGACATGACCGGCCAAATCCAGGGGTTGGAAAAGCTGATGCACTTTGTACCTTTGATGCAGAGTAGCTATCCAACCGTCGCTATTGGAGGCATTGACCTTAGTCGCGTGCCAGAAGTAGCTGCAACTGGCGTTTCTAGTATCGCGGTTGTAAGAGCTATCACAGAAGCCCAAGACCCACAGCAGGCTGTACTTGAATTAAAGCAAGCTATGGCGAGACATGACTGA
- a CDS encoding HesA/MoeB/ThiF family protein — protein sequence MTELNDKERLRYSRHLLLKEVGEQGQLALKQAHVAVIGCGGLGSPALFYLAASGIGKLTFVDDDDVELSNLQRQILYKVNHLGQQKAKAAGKVLASLNNEITLAPINARLTDKNVAELLHDADIVLDCSDNFTTRYLLNRYCYRASKVLIAGAAIATQGQLMCFDFRVESPCYACVFPEGSQTPVENCDNFGVISPLLGVIGAQQALLTINVLLGHHQGSVFCTLDAMSLQQKLYGLSKNPECECCGLK from the coding sequence ATGACTGAACTCAATGACAAAGAGCGGCTAAGGTATAGTCGCCATTTGCTGTTAAAAGAGGTTGGTGAGCAAGGCCAACTCGCATTGAAACAGGCGCATGTGGCTGTGATTGGCTGCGGTGGGCTGGGAAGCCCGGCGTTGTTTTACTTAGCGGCGAGTGGCATTGGTAAGCTTACTTTTGTTGATGACGACGACGTGGAATTGTCTAACTTACAAAGGCAAATTCTGTATAAGGTGAACCACCTTGGTCAGCAAAAAGCCAAAGCGGCAGGAAAGGTGCTGGCAAGTCTCAATAACGAGATCACGTTAGCACCAATTAATGCGAGATTGACTGATAAAAACGTCGCTGAGTTGCTCCATGATGCAGATATTGTCCTGGACTGCAGCGATAACTTTACCACCCGTTATTTACTCAATAGGTATTGTTATCGAGCGAGCAAGGTGTTGATAGCAGGAGCCGCGATTGCCACACAAGGCCAACTCATGTGCTTTGATTTTAGGGTTGAGTCACCTTGTTATGCTTGCGTTTTCCCTGAAGGTTCGCAAACACCTGTGGAGAATTGTGACAACTTTGGCGTCATTAGTCCATTACTGGGAGTGATCGGCGCGCAGCAAGCTTTATTGACCATAAATGTGCTACTTGGACATCATCAAGGAAGTGTATTTTGTACGCTAGATGCTATGAGTTTGCAGCAAAAGCTGTATGGGCTCAGTAAAAACCCAGAGTGTGAATGTTGTGGCTTGAAGTAG
- the asd gene encoding archaetidylserine decarboxylase (Phosphatidylserine decarboxylase is synthesized as a single chain precursor. Generation of the pyruvoyl active site from a Ser is coupled to cleavage of a Gly-Ser bond between the larger (beta) and smaller (alpha chains). It is an integral membrane protein.): MNLDKLKIAMQYALPKHAVSRLVGKLAAAEAGALTTKLIKLFIKQYKIDMSEALHEDPAHYKTFNEFFTRPLKPGIRPLAEESDILAHPVDGAISQLGDVVDGQIIQAKGHNYSLQTLLGGKEEDVAPYVGGKFATIYLAPKDYHRIHMPVDGTLRKMIYVPGDLFSVNPLTAQNVPNLFARNERVVAIFDTEIGPLSMVLVGATIVASIETIWAGTVTPPAGRDVFTWTYPAEGDNAITLKKGEEMGRFKLGSTVILAWGANKAEFLDGQNPETVTRMGTPFAKIAE; the protein is encoded by the coding sequence GTGAATTTGGATAAACTAAAAATTGCCATGCAATATGCATTACCTAAACATGCGGTTTCTCGTTTGGTTGGTAAGCTTGCCGCAGCAGAAGCTGGCGCCTTAACCACAAAGCTAATTAAGCTGTTTATCAAACAATATAAAATCGACATGAGCGAGGCATTGCACGAAGATCCAGCTCACTATAAAACCTTTAACGAGTTTTTTACCCGTCCACTGAAACCGGGGATCCGCCCTTTGGCAGAAGAGAGCGATATCCTTGCCCACCCAGTTGATGGTGCAATCAGCCAACTTGGTGATGTCGTCGATGGTCAAATTATCCAAGCTAAGGGTCACAACTACAGCTTACAGACGCTGCTAGGCGGTAAAGAAGAAGATGTTGCGCCTTATGTTGGTGGTAAGTTTGCAACGATTTATCTAGCACCGAAGGATTATCACCGTATCCACATGCCGGTTGATGGCACACTTCGTAAGATGATTTATGTACCGGGCGATTTGTTCTCAGTAAATCCACTTACCGCGCAAAATGTGCCTAATTTATTTGCTCGTAACGAGCGAGTTGTTGCTATTTTTGACACTGAGATTGGTCCGCTTTCCATGGTACTGGTTGGTGCAACTATCGTCGCGAGCATTGAGACGATTTGGGCCGGTACAGTGACACCACCAGCCGGAAGAGATGTCTTTACTTGGACATATCCAGCAGAAGGTGACAACGCGATAACGCTGAAAAAAGGCGAAGAGATGGGTCGCTTTAAACTTGGCTCTACCGTGATCTTAGCGTGGGGGGCAAATAAGGCTGAGTTCTTAGATGGCCAAAACCCAGAGACCGTCACACGCATGGGTACGCCTTTCGCAAAAATAGCAGAGTAA
- the rsgA gene encoding small ribosomal subunit biogenesis GTPase RsgA yields MAKKKKLSKGQSRRIRANHQKRIDKAKETEVSDVSWQNDNLGPTEAAVVISRFGQHADIETTDQEVLRCNIRRTVTSLVCGDEVIFRRAKVSDGDLAGVIEAVHERRTQLTRPDFYDGVKVVAANIDQILMVSAVVPEFTPQIIDRYLVACEDMGIEPILLLNKIDLLDQESLEYIDEVLDIYRELGYRVLLVSTKSGEGIDELKHMLEDKNNIFVGQSGVGKSTLVNTVLPNADILTKEVSENSGLGQHTTTVSRLHHLPSGGNLIDSPGIREFGLWHLDVERVTWCFKEFREFIGGCRFRDCKHLNDPGCLLREAVDEGKISELRFESYHRILESMADGRAGARAPRV; encoded by the coding sequence ATGGCAAAGAAAAAGAAACTCAGTAAGGGCCAATCCCGTCGGATTAGAGCCAATCATCAGAAGCGAATCGATAAAGCGAAGGAGACAGAAGTATCTGATGTTTCATGGCAAAACGACAACTTGGGGCCAACAGAAGCCGCAGTGGTGATCAGCCGCTTCGGCCAACATGCGGATATAGAAACCACAGACCAAGAAGTTTTGCGTTGCAATATCCGTCGTACCGTAACAAGCTTAGTTTGCGGTGATGAAGTCATTTTTCGTCGTGCCAAGGTCAGTGATGGTGACTTAGCCGGCGTAATTGAGGCTGTGCATGAAAGGCGCACGCAACTCACTCGTCCAGATTTTTATGACGGTGTGAAAGTTGTCGCTGCGAATATTGACCAAATATTGATGGTGTCGGCCGTTGTGCCCGAATTTACCCCTCAAATCATCGATCGCTATTTAGTCGCTTGTGAGGATATGGGGATAGAGCCGATTTTATTACTCAATAAGATTGATTTGCTTGACCAAGAAAGCCTCGAATATATTGATGAAGTCTTAGATATATATCGTGAGCTTGGCTATCGCGTACTGTTAGTCAGTACAAAGTCAGGCGAAGGCATTGACGAGTTAAAACACATGCTTGAGGACAAAAATAACATTTTTGTTGGTCAATCAGGGGTTGGCAAATCAACGTTGGTTAATACGGTACTGCCCAATGCAGATATTCTCACCAAAGAAGTCTCCGAAAATAGTGGCTTAGGGCAACATACAACCACAGTATCGCGCTTACACCACTTGCCGTCCGGTGGAAACCTGATCGACAGCCCCGGGATCCGTGAGTTCGGCCTATGGCACTTAGACGTAGAACGCGTCACTTGGTGCTTTAAAGAATTTAGGGAGTTTATTGGCGGCTGCCGCTTTAGAGACTGTAAACACCTGAACGATCCGGGATGCTTACTTCGTGAAGCCGTAGATGAAGGTAAAATCAGTGAATTACGTTTTGAAAGTTACCATCGTATTTTAGAATCTATGGCTGATGGCCGCGCAGGTGCGCGCGCGCCGAGAGTCTGA
- the orn gene encoding oligoribonuclease, giving the protein MTFHESNLIWLDLEMTGLEPKTDKILEIATVITDGDLNVLAEGPVVAIHQSDELLDNMDEWCTNQHGRSGLTARCKASKFTEADAVKQTLDFLKEWVPPGASPMCGNSIGQDRRFLNKYMPELEAYFHYRNLDVSTIKELARRWKPELLGEIKKKSSHLALDDIKDSIMELKVYQEKFFKV; this is encoded by the coding sequence ATGACTTTTCATGAATCAAACTTGATCTGGCTCGATCTAGAGATGACGGGGCTAGAACCGAAAACAGATAAAATCTTAGAAATCGCGACGGTGATCACAGACGGTGATCTCAATGTTTTAGCTGAAGGTCCAGTAGTGGCAATTCATCAAAGTGATGAGCTGTTGGACAATATGGATGAGTGGTGCACCAATCAACATGGTCGCTCAGGTCTGACTGCTCGCTGTAAAGCGAGTAAATTCACGGAAGCAGATGCAGTTAAGCAAACACTAGATTTCCTTAAAGAGTGGGTGCCGCCAGGAGCTTCTCCAATGTGTGGTAATTCTATTGGTCAAGACCGTCGATTCCTCAACAAATACATGCCAGAGCTAGAAGCTTATTTCCACTATCGCAATTTGGACGTCAGTACGATAAAAGAACTTGCGAGACGCTGGAAGCCTGAACTATTGGGAGAGATAAAGAAAAAAAGCTCTCACTTAGCACTGGATGATATCAAAGACTCCATCATGGAGCTGAAAGTTTACCAAGAAAAATTCTTCAAAGTTTAA